The following coding sequences are from one Paenibacillus sp. JDR-2 window:
- the urtE gene encoding urea ABC transporter ATP-binding subunit UrtE: MLAVQQLEAGYGESVILRDVTLQVEPGQVVCLLGRNGVGKTTLMKSIMGLLKARKGTVAYNGHELTKAAPGRRAKRGIGYVPQGREIFGQLTVYENILVGLEATREKMAARSIPEEAIAKFPVLPTMYSRRGGDLSGGQQQQLAFARALASKPDLLLLDEPCEGIQPSIVDDIRDVIRSIKADGKTSILLVEQSLDFVKSVGDYFYVLDKGAIAWEGGLEDLSDEVIKKYLTV; encoded by the coding sequence ATGTTAGCCGTTCAACAGCTTGAAGCCGGATACGGGGAAAGCGTGATTTTACGTGACGTGACGCTGCAGGTCGAGCCGGGGCAGGTCGTCTGCTTGCTTGGGCGCAACGGCGTCGGGAAGACAACGCTGATGAAAAGCATTATGGGACTGCTCAAGGCGCGGAAAGGAACCGTTGCTTACAACGGGCATGAGCTGACGAAGGCCGCGCCGGGGCGCCGCGCAAAGAGGGGAATTGGTTATGTGCCGCAGGGGCGCGAGATTTTCGGGCAGCTGACCGTTTACGAGAATATATTGGTCGGCCTTGAGGCAACGCGCGAGAAGATGGCGGCACGCTCTATTCCGGAGGAAGCGATCGCCAAGTTCCCGGTGCTGCCAACGATGTATAGCAGGCGCGGCGGGGACCTGAGCGGCGGGCAGCAGCAGCAGCTGGCGTTCGCGCGGGCGCTCGCGTCAAAGCCGGATCTGCTGCTGCTCGATGAACCTTGCGAAGGCATTCAGCCGTCTATCGTTGACGATATCCGCGATGTCATTCGCTCCATTAAGGCGGATGGCAAGACATCGATTCTGCTTGTCGAGCAGAGTCTCGATTTCGTGAAGAGCGTCGGCGACTACTTCTACGTGCTGGATAAGGGGGCAATCGCCTGGGAAGGCGGCTTGGAGGATTTAAGCGACGAAGTGATTAAGAAGTATTTGACGGTGTGA
- a CDS encoding diphthine--ammonia ligase — protein MKETVNWKNGAHGHKFIASYSGGKDSTLALYKSMKVGEPIGLIVMMEEEGKRSRSHGMPPKLIRAQAESIGLPVYAAAASWEDYEKEFIALLEKAKHQGAEALVTGDLDMPVQDCWHDKVTRIAGLKLGMPLWEMDHLEVVEEFINLGFISVVVTVNLSLGMKEEDLGRVLTHDYIKELLVRGIDPCGEGGEFHTTVIDGPLFKHPIPIRKGSIVRNGEYAFMPLELIES, from the coding sequence ATGAAAGAAACGGTGAACTGGAAAAATGGCGCCCACGGGCATAAATTCATAGCCTCTTACAGCGGAGGAAAAGACAGCACCCTAGCGCTATATAAATCCATGAAGGTTGGAGAGCCGATTGGGCTTATCGTCATGATGGAGGAAGAAGGGAAACGCTCCCGATCCCATGGCATGCCCCCGAAGCTTATCCGCGCTCAAGCCGAATCCATCGGCTTACCGGTATATGCGGCTGCCGCAAGCTGGGAGGATTACGAAAAGGAATTTATAGCCCTTCTTGAAAAAGCCAAGCATCAAGGCGCCGAAGCGTTAGTGACGGGAGACTTGGATATGCCCGTTCAAGACTGCTGGCATGACAAGGTCACCCGGATCGCCGGCCTAAAGCTTGGAATGCCATTATGGGAAATGGATCATCTAGAGGTTGTTGAAGAGTTTATTAATCTCGGATTCATTTCCGTTGTTGTCACTGTCAATTTATCGTTAGGAATGAAGGAAGAAGATTTAGGACGCGTGTTAACTCACGACTACATAAAGGAGCTGCTCGTCCGCGGAATTGACCCATGCGGAGAAGGCGGCGAATTTCATACCACCGTCATAGACGGCCCTCTCTTCAAGCATCCCATCCCTATTCGCAAAGGCAGCATTGTCAGAAACGGCGAATATGCCTTTATGCCTTTGGAGCTTATAGAGTCTTAA
- a CDS encoding carbohydrate ABC transporter permease, translating to MSAHAKSGSSASKNDLALKWALGALLTIGGILVILPFIWMILSAFKSESEMQNIPPTFLPVDATFDNFKHLFTKMNFGVYLKNTLIIVVFSFVGLFMNAMAGFGFAKYKFKGGSVLFYLVLATMMIPGQVTMIPIYLILNEMHLINTMAGIILPGLVGAFGIFLFRQFMQTIPDELLEATRLDGASEFRTFMQIVLPISKPILAVQGILAFIAGWNSFIWPLIIANDEKLYTLSVGLTLLKGQYGGNFALQMAGSTFMVIPIIAIFIIFQRHIIENFSISGMK from the coding sequence ATGAGCGCACACGCAAAATCTGGATCCAGCGCATCCAAAAACGACCTGGCGCTGAAATGGGCCCTTGGCGCGCTGCTCACCATAGGCGGAATCCTGGTCATCCTGCCTTTTATATGGATGATCCTCTCCGCCTTCAAGTCGGAATCGGAGATGCAGAATATCCCTCCCACCTTCCTGCCCGTAGATGCTACGTTTGACAACTTCAAACACCTGTTCACCAAAATGAACTTTGGCGTTTACTTGAAAAACACGCTGATCATCGTCGTTTTCTCCTTTGTTGGCCTGTTCATGAACGCTATGGCCGGTTTCGGGTTTGCGAAATATAAGTTCAAGGGCGGCAGCGTCCTTTTCTATCTCGTGCTCGCTACCATGATGATTCCAGGTCAGGTTACGATGATTCCGATTTACCTGATTCTGAACGAGATGCACCTGATCAACACGATGGCGGGTATCATCCTGCCGGGTCTCGTTGGCGCCTTCGGCATCTTCCTGTTCCGCCAGTTCATGCAGACGATTCCGGACGAGCTTCTTGAGGCTACACGCCTGGACGGTGCAAGCGAATTCCGTACCTTCATGCAGATTGTGCTTCCGATTTCGAAGCCCATTCTTGCGGTACAAGGCATCCTCGCTTTTATCGCCGGCTGGAATAGCTTTATCTGGCCGCTTATTATCGCGAATGATGAGAAGCTGTACACCTTGTCCGTTGGCCTGACCTTGCTCAAAGGACAATACGGCGGCAACTTCGCGCTTCAGATGGCCGGCTCCACCTTTATGGTCATCCCGATTATCGCGATCTTTATCATCTTCCAAAGACATATTATCGAGAACTTCTCGATCTCGGGGATGAAGTAA
- a CDS encoding carbohydrate ABC transporter permease — MKGYSQSKAPYFFIAPALILLILFSLLPIVVALVISFTNMDLAGLADWSNISFVGLDNYVDVLADPVFGKSILNTLFYVVIGVPLILIGSLLIAIIVNFGGNRIFNAFRVIYYMPSVTNVVAVAVVWTLLYNPIFGLLNYLLDAVNLPAVPWLQDPIMAKISLIIMGAWRGIGLNMIIFIAALQGIPKSYYEAAQLDGAGNFRQLMYITIPMLRFAIFFVSITTMIGWLQFFEEPFIMTDGGPLDSTTSVALFIYHNGFQLSHFGYSAAGSFVLFFAIILITLLQFKLQGKDTDL; from the coding sequence ATGAAAGGATATTCTCAGAGCAAAGCGCCTTATTTCTTTATCGCTCCCGCGCTTATTTTACTGATACTGTTTTCATTGTTACCGATTGTCGTCGCTCTTGTTATCAGCTTTACGAACATGGACCTTGCCGGTCTTGCCGACTGGTCGAATATTTCATTCGTTGGACTCGACAATTATGTGGACGTATTGGCTGATCCCGTGTTCGGCAAGTCCATCTTAAATACATTATTTTATGTCGTTATCGGTGTGCCGCTTATTCTGATCGGCTCCCTTCTCATTGCTATTATCGTTAACTTCGGAGGCAACCGGATCTTTAATGCCTTCCGCGTCATTTACTACATGCCTTCCGTTACGAACGTTGTTGCGGTCGCGGTTGTATGGACATTGTTGTATAACCCTATCTTTGGTCTGCTGAACTATTTGCTTGATGCCGTTAATCTGCCAGCCGTACCATGGCTCCAGGATCCGATTATGGCGAAAATCTCGCTGATTATTATGGGCGCATGGCGTGGGATTGGTCTGAACATGATCATCTTTATCGCGGCGCTGCAAGGTATTCCGAAGTCTTATTACGAAGCGGCTCAGCTCGACGGTGCCGGCAACTTCCGGCAGCTGATGTACATTACGATTCCGATGCTTCGTTTCGCGATCTTCTTCGTGTCCATTACAACGATGATCGGCTGGCTTCAATTCTTCGAAGAGCCGTTTATTATGACGGACGGCGGTCCGCTGGACAGCACCACTTCCGTGGCTTTGTTTATCTATCACAACGGCTTCCAGCTCAGCCACTTCGGCTACTCGGCTGCAGGTTCGTTCGTACTGTTCTTCGCAATCATTCTCATCACGCTCTTGCAGTTCAAGCTGCAGGGCAAAGATACGGATCTATAA
- a CDS encoding sugar ABC transporter substrate-binding protein, with protein MTFKKSLTATLAGSVLLMGILSACGGNKAENNSTADQGSTGKGGKVTLNVWGMGEEAKSLPKIAEQFEAENPDIKINVQPLPWDTAHDKLLTAVASKKGPDVVQMGTTWIPEFANAGALMDLSSDIANYPELADSNFYDGSLNTTKYDGKTVGVPWYIDTRVLYYRTDLLKEVGYDQAPKTWDELKDAADKLKARGANKYGISLDVKEQTLMFMFARQNGSKLIDGNKPLFNEPQFVEAVDYLNSFFKDGDAPLDLGIDIVAGFKGDGILPMFISGPWMVKLINDQAPELKGKWATAVLPAKENNISALGGSNLSVFQYTDHKEEAMKFLAYMSKPETQLKWLELANALPSTKKAWEDPALTSDPNLKVIGEQMKSSEPMPLLKPWEQVAQEALNSFEKVYRGQTKTQDEMNSFNKKATDILSK; from the coding sequence ATGACATTCAAAAAATCTCTTACAGCCACGCTCGCAGGCTCCGTACTGCTTATGGGCATTCTATCCGCTTGCGGCGGAAATAAAGCAGAAAACAACAGCACCGCAGATCAAGGCAGCACAGGCAAAGGCGGCAAAGTTACTCTTAATGTATGGGGCATGGGCGAAGAAGCCAAATCCCTTCCGAAAATCGCCGAGCAATTCGAAGCCGAAAATCCGGACATCAAAATCAATGTTCAGCCGCTTCCTTGGGACACGGCGCATGACAAGCTGCTGACGGCCGTTGCTTCCAAAAAAGGCCCGGACGTTGTTCAAATGGGTACAACTTGGATTCCGGAGTTCGCTAACGCCGGCGCATTGATGGACCTGTCCTCCGATATCGCCAACTATCCGGAGCTTGCGGACAGCAACTTCTATGACGGTTCCTTGAATACAACGAAATACGACGGCAAAACCGTAGGCGTACCTTGGTATATCGATACTCGCGTTCTTTACTACCGTACGGATCTGCTGAAGGAAGTCGGCTACGACCAAGCACCAAAAACTTGGGATGAGCTGAAAGACGCGGCGGACAAGCTGAAAGCACGCGGCGCTAACAAATACGGCATCAGCCTTGACGTAAAAGAACAGACTCTTATGTTCATGTTCGCCCGCCAGAACGGTTCCAAGCTGATCGACGGCAACAAGCCGTTGTTCAACGAGCCGCAATTCGTAGAAGCGGTTGATTACCTGAACAGCTTCTTCAAAGACGGCGACGCTCCGCTTGACCTTGGCATCGACATCGTAGCCGGCTTCAAAGGCGACGGCATCCTGCCAATGTTCATCAGCGGTCCTTGGATGGTTAAGCTGATTAACGATCAAGCTCCTGAACTGAAAGGCAAATGGGCAACTGCGGTTCTTCCTGCGAAGGAAAACAACATCTCGGCACTTGGCGGCTCTAACCTGTCCGTCTTCCAATATACCGATCACAAAGAAGAAGCAATGAAATTCCTTGCTTACATGAGCAAGCCGGAAACACAGCTCAAATGGCTTGAGCTTGCAAACGCATTGCCTTCCACGAAAAAAGCTTGGGAGGATCCGGCGCTGACTAGCGATCCAAACCTGAAAGTAATCGGCGAGCAAATGAAGAGCTCCGAGCCAATGCCGCTCCTGAAGCCTTGGGAGCAAGTTGCGCAAGAAGCATTGAACTCGTTCGAGAAGGTATACCGCGGCCAAACGAAGACGCAAGACGAAATGAACAGCTTTAATAAGAAAGCTACCGATATTCTTAGCAAGTAA